In the Populus trichocarpa isolate Nisqually-1 chromosome 1, P.trichocarpa_v4.1, whole genome shotgun sequence genome, gtgcaGCAGTAAAAATTAACCGATCTCCTATGGTCTGTGCCCCCAGAAACCCGATATGGATTGCTTTCCAATCaggtaaaaaaaagagggaactGTTGCACTTACAAGGAGAAAATTCTGTGTAGCTTGAGAAAACGGATATGCAACCACACCCTTACCCCATGAAACCAAACCGTACTGGACCAGATATATGGAGCTCTTATTGTGCATGATGTAAGAGATTAATTTATATGAGGGCaaggaaagaaatcaagaaatatacGTCACAGCTATAGCTAGAGTAGTAGTATATATATGCTATAGCTAGATGGCTAATCATCACCCTGAATATACCAGCAAAGAAGCATGGTGGCGCAACGGCGTAGGATGTAGATACGAGCACGTTGCTCCTTAACCAAGGCCGCACACTTGTTGGTGAAGCTATGCTTAGATCTCCTTGTAGCAGGGGCCGTCTTGGCCCCGGTACTGCACTTGTTGTATACTTGGAACTTAATCTCACCCATATCTAGTAGATTTTGTGTAAGCTATGAGAGGTGTCCCCAAAAAAAGCTCGCCAAGAGCTTGGAGATGTCTGGGGGAGGGGCAAGGGAATGTATATATACAAAACACAATAACCTATAGAGATGAAAAGCCAGTTAAGAAAAGCTGGCTGTATTTTGAAGGAAAGCAACAGGAGGAGTGAACATGGTCAGGTTCGAAAACTGAGGGATTTGCACGGGAAGACGTGCATAGTAATTAGTAGATGGTATTCTTTTTCCTTCTGTGTAGATGTTAGACAGCAGGGGGAGTGAACGTGGGGTTTGAGCTTTTAATATCAATGGTGCGtgcaaaataatgtttttaactcCTCGCATTACTATCAAGAACCTTGTATTGTTGTGTTATTAGCTGGGATTAGTCAATAGATTAAGCGTAAATGTTTGATTGGAGAAATGGCAAAGGTGTGCATGAAAGGTGGAGGTCTGTTCGATGAAGACAAGACATAGGCTTAGGCTTCTGGGAACATGGCCCCGGCAATCTGACCTCAATTTTGAGGTAGGGAGTTGGTTTTGTTGGATTCTCTAACTCTACCAATATGGTTCACAGTCCCAACACACTAGTGATTGTTGCTAtcttcaacaaaagaaaaactacgGATTCTAgaagtatttgtttttgaatttttgaaaacacaaatatttataaaaaaaaacccactttttttaattttttttattgaggaaAGCAGAACTAACAATCATGTCACAATTTTTGGAAAAccagttattttgattttgaaaaggtTTGACAACCGGTTCTTAGTTTCTcaccttttttaaattattttctttgtcagaaaacagaaaaagcaATTGAAATCAAATCTGATTCTTATATTTGTTACATAATCTCAATTTattggagaaaataaaattaatgtttcttTACATAGCaacaccacacacacacacacacacagtgtACGTAGTTCTTGTGTAAGAAGGGAAAATGTGCCCGATGGATCTTAGAGATCTGGTTTTCAATGGTTATAACTCTCCAAATGTCTTGTTTGATCAGATAGGTCAACCCAGACAACTGCTCTCCTTAGATATGGTTGTTAATATGCGATGTGTAACATAATTTCATTAATACAcgcaaattttttatattttatagttttttttaatgaatcaaATCCAAGTCTTACTGTCTACAATTTGTTTTCGTTGTTTTGTAGTGGGGAAGGGACTTGGCCTTTGTTATGCAACTCAAAGTCCCgactacaatgtttttttggttgttaCTAGGTTGCCTTTGCCTTATAATTTTgtatcaaaacatttttaacataaaaaaaaaaattataggaggGTTGTCTCAAAATAACAGTGTTAATTTGGAATGctcaatgaaaaacaataacaaaaaaaaaatcgcaGGTACATTAGTGAAAATACAATTTTGACAAGCggttaaaacttttttttaaaaaaatataaataatatttttttaaatattgagataataatatattggatcgactCGGATTAATTCAGGTTAACTTTCTAAACTCATGACTCAGATCGTAGACTCAACTTGGTGTTTATCTAattaaaagataacaaaaatagacgctTTCAAAATCGGATACCATCAAAATATTGGGATGTTTATTTGAGACCGTGATAATCCAATAAatagtaaatcaaaacaaatgatgaagaccaattaaaaatcaattaaacattgaagggtaaaattaaaaaaaaacaataattttttttaataaaaactcaacattaatttatgaaattgaaaaaaaaaatcaaagaacaaaaaatatataacaaaaaaactcatgtGCACAAATAACTATAAACTCTCTTTCATTACTAAACTGAATAGTAGcataatattctcaaacactcttaatatatCGAGAATTGAGCTACATCATTTACACAAATAACaatacttttctctctctaacacTGGAATCCGGTggcttctctctcttctctcttaatcaagaactaaaaaataacaaaaataaattttataccaaaattgaattgaaaaaatattgagttactgaaattatataatttgcataatttttaaagtttgaagaccaaaatatatctttttaaaaattttaacacACCATCCATGTTTGGCGCCTCTTACATCtcagtcttttttattttaatttcaccgTTAACTAAGAAATTAGCAGCTATTTACCTTCAATTAAGAGGAAATCATACAAAATACAACTTagatgatcaaaataaattcttaaaaaatacagAACGTCATCCACAATCAATTATAAAAGGATACATGATACCGAGTTTATAATAAAATGCCCACGCGTTTTAGATTAGAAGTAATTTTAGTAGCATTTCTGTAACTCAAAGTCTGCTGGCGCCCCTccgaccaaaaaaaaaatcaactaattaTTTGTGGTTTGATAAACTAGCAGTATAGCATTCTTTGGTAACACTCCATACAGCCCGATATTGctgcttgtattttttatttatttatttgcaactTAGTCCAATCCATTAGTTTTCCATGGtaagttatttgtttttacttaaattatcttaatttttagtCAATTTTTCCACTCTCACTTACCAAGAAGTGTATATAGAAAGGCAAATTtggactaaatttaataaaatataaaaactttttgaaCGTCAAGGGCGTAATTGAAAAGAAGTTAGAGTTTAGGTGCTAAATATTGACAATAGAGTTTGCAATTCTGACTTCCTTCCCAGTTAATCATTACATGTAtacaatattgataataattacaGAAAGAAAGATGACAAATAGGTActtaagaatttaattaaatagtaataaaGAGAAGATGGACTGAATGACTCttcagttattttatttaaaaaaaaaacaagatttataaattataaatactttttaaactATTCAgataagattttatatttaaaaacacgtatatatttaacataaaaacaattttattcttgaaatttaatatttttcagtatatttgtttttcttataaaatttattgattttattatgtaaAGGTCTTTAAATCCCCTAAcaataattataagtttttaaatgcatagttttctttactttagagaaaataattatttaaataagaatttaataattcaatcactaaaatattttattactaaGCTTATCGGATTTCAAAACATCATCAAGTCCGTACGCTATTAATGGCTTAGCCTCTAAgttaatcaaaatgcaatgtATTTTCGTGGATGAGTGAATTCGAAGATGTCAGCTTCTTCGGCCTTAAATTACTTGCTTATGTAGCCgctaatttattttagataattacCCTTTAACCGAAAGACATCAGTTTCTtaggttctttttctttttattttttttaataattaaaagaataaattaccctttaaaaccaaaaaatattaaacttattgTTAGGGGTTTTTCCATATTTTTATCGTGGTTTTTATGGTGGGAAAGTcagttttttaacaaatatatatatatatatatatatatatatatatatatatatatatagctaatttattttagatatataaCTAGATCATTTACACACTATGATGTGAGTCGGGTCAAAGTttttttgaacataaaaaaaatgtttaagagtttctaatgtgttttcttaataataaaaaatatagtttgctttaaaaaaaaatttaagatatttttttagaaatatagaaA is a window encoding:
- the LOC18094655 gene encoding small polypeptide DEVIL 22; translated protein: MGEIKFQVYNKCSTGAKTAPATRRSKHSFTNKCAALVKEQRARIYILRRCATMLLCWYIQGDD